One segment of Megachile rotundata isolate GNS110a chromosome 4, iyMegRotu1, whole genome shotgun sequence DNA contains the following:
- the sdk gene encoding sidekick cell adhesion molecule isoform X5: MEMLWRNAVADLSTFLSTRTRILFAAVYFIWIAGSACATETLQEPRFTTQPSSSGNILSENRTKFLQCQARGYPQPKYKWFKDGVPLSNELTSEPYFRIQSTRREDAGVYHCVATNDVGSIFSERITFAVAYMGVFEDLTERIVSVKSGSAAVLTLPPIESHPAPDVTWFASDGSLLYGIKYASVHHTLLILNASESDQGLYRARAINTQLGKEENSPFFKLQVTGDANADVAPAIIVKPQDTQIIKDQDVTYIHCIANARSLHELRTLWTKDGIPIENSRISYSFNDSWNRTLALMSANITYTGVYSCHVDLRSGGYPTVNASAKVVVYEKPAFITELKRETLSDYGSTVTLPCDAVGVPPPNISWFRNAEPVDHLLGSRYAMEEDGSLTIKKLTMDDSGMFQCLAANEVGEASSYTWLKAKKGLESRVKNRVVRWAAGYNVVRVRQSDRRFMFSQYPDTSGPIMENGPQNLTILDGKDATLSCNAVAAPIPNTTWIYNDTIPVEIAGRVQVLDNGDLLIAAVKPNDAGKYTCIRANEAGSVNGSAYLTVLVRTQIVQPPVDTSVLLGYTAELQCKVSNDPSVLYDIAWFHNSQVINTQASQRVKMRSDGTLEIVAVRASDVGEYMCSVVSPGGNETRSARLSVIELPFAPINVMADRVERISPRTINVSWVPGFDGNSPTKKFIVQRREVSDLGPIPDSALNWITECDNVSAQSRWVLLNNLKAAAAYQFRVSAENSVGEGPPSDPSNVVALPQEPPSGPPVGFVGSARSSSEIITQWQLPLEEYRNGHILGYVLRYRLYGYNDSPWTIQNITNEAQRNYLITDLITWKDYIVQIAAYNDKGVGVFTEGLKIKTKEGVPEAPPTNVRAKAVNSTAIKVWWKPPNPQKINGINQGYKLQAWIGSNFTEANEYKSMSVPPSLFDPLAEQSAIMTGLRKYTLYNITVLCFTDPGDGERSSPVQIRTLEDVPEQVENLQFEDISDRALTVKWKPPKEINGILTLYQLKYMIKDVPDSLRVENFTANDLLAKIEHLQAMTHYKFEVVAWTSIGPGKPKVAVIQSGVEPVLPEPPTKLALSNIDAFSVVLQFTPGFDGNSSITKWTVQAQTTRNTTWYNIYEVSDPDASTITVGGLIPFMQYKLRLIANNVVGASQPSEPTKEFQTIQAPPSHPPRNVTVRAMSATELRVRWIPLQQVEWYGNPRGYNVTYTEVRTNTSKSITIEDHTANSYILENVEEYALYEVVMQAFNDVGSSTLSPKAIERTREAVPSMGPVNVEANATSSTTILVRWGDVPIEHQNGQIEGFKVYYGSNARSAFQYKNIPSNTTFTTTLTELRKFVQYHVQVLAYTRLGDGTLSTPPVRVQTFEDAPGPPSNVSFPDVSFTTARIIWDTPEDPNGEILAYKVMFHLNNSQDHQFSKEFPASDRTFRATGLEPEKYYMFSVTAQTRLGWGKTAYAIVFTTNNRERPQAPSMPQVSRSQVQSRQITFSWTPGRDGFAPLRYYTVQQSENSGPFQTIPERVEPTLTSYTANNLKPFTLYQFRIQATNDIGPSTWSTESVQVQTLPAAPSKGVTGLKVVPITTSSIEVHWNPIDEVYWSGDHETGGYRVIYQPVSDFPTALQDTPKEEILGIKAAKIVLSDLTEDRYYEVVVLPFNSEGEGPSSPPVTVYVGEAVPTGEPQHLKAEPISSTEVQLRWKPPQANMQNGDLLGYKIFYLVTDSPQELENKQEEEIEVVPASYLTHSLVFLDKYTEYRIQVLAFNPAGDGPRTPPITVRTKEDIPGPPYNLQFTEITMTSLRVSWEAPKLRNGQIVGYIVTYETAEQNDRFSKQVKQKVTETSLLIQPLEEEETYTFMVRAQTIDFGPPISGNVTTGPQEGSPMAPSNLAVTKTVSSVELQWTNGASGKGPILGYYIETRRKDDSRWQTIVRSSNGPLTEYSVSYQNLLPSTSYLFRVISYNRYGISYPAYSTETILTPSKLYLEYAYLQHKPFYRQTWFMVTLAATSIIIIIMVIAVLCVKSKSYKYKQEAQKTLEESMAMDTDDRQESDLELYRSRQGGGGAINMASACGTLGKRNTLARKSMHPPPPTMLGKSPPRPSPASVAYHSDEESLKGYDENPDDSSVTEKPSEISSTDSQGSESENESVQSDPHSFVNHYANVNDSLRQSWKRQKPVRNYSSYTDSEPEGSAVVSLNGGQIIMNNMARSRAPLPGFSSFV, encoded by the exons AGACCCTCCAGGAACCGCGCTTCACCACTCAGCCTTCCAGTAGCGGCAATATTCTTAGCGAAAATCGAACGAAATTTCTGCAGTGTCAAGCGAGAG GATATCCTCAGCCAAAATACAAGTGGTTCAAGGATGGAGTGCCTCTCAGCAACGAGCTTACTTCGGAACCTTATTTCCGAATACAAAGTACACGCAGAGAAGACGCAGGAGTGTATCACTGTGTCGCCACGAACGATGTAGGATCTATATTTAGTGAAAGAATTACATTTGCGGTAGCCT ATATGGGGGTGTTCGAGGACCTCACAGAAAGGATAGTAAGCGTAAAATCGGGTAGCGCTGCTGTTTTAACATTACCGCCGATAGAAAGTCATCCTGCACCTGACGTTACATGGTTCGCATCCGATGGTTCGTTGTTATACGGCATAAAGTATGCATCCGTTCATCACACGTTGCTTATCTTGAACGCATCTGAGAGCGATCAGGGCCTGTACAG AGCAAGAGCCATCAACACGCAATTAGGCAAAGAGGAGAACAGTCCATTCTTCAAACTACAAGTTACAGGGGATGCGAATGCTGATGTGGCACCTGCTATCATAGTGAAACCACAGGACACACAGATCATCAAGGATCAAGATGTTACTTATATACATTGTATAGCAAATGCTAG GTCGCTTCACGAGTTACGAACTTTATGGACGAAGGATGGGATTCCTATCGAGAACTCCAGAATATCTTATAGCTTTAACGACTCGTGGAACAGAACTTTAGCATTGATGTCGGCAAATATAACTTATACTGGCGTATATTCTTGCCACGTGGATCTAAGGAGCGGTGGTTACCCTACGGTTAATGCGAGTGCCAAAGTTGTCGTGTATG AAAAACCAGCATTTATAACAGAATTAAAAAGAGAGACTTTAAGTGACTATGGATCAACTGTAACACTGCCATGCGATGCTGTTGGTGTTCCTCCTCCTAACATCAGCTGGTTCCGCAATGCTGAGCCTGTTGACCATCTTCTTGGATCTAG GTATGCAATGGAAGAAGATGGTTCACTGACAATCAAAAAATTGACTATGGATGATTCAGGAATGTTTCAATGTCTTGCTGCGAATGAAGTTGGCGAAGCATCCAGTTACACTTGGTTAAAAGCTAAAA AAGGATTAGAAAGCAGAGTGAAAAACAGAGTTGTCCGCTGGGCAGCTGGCTACAATGTAGTCAGAGTTCGCCAATCTGATCGCCGTTTTATGTTCTCTCAGTATCCAGACA CATCTGGACCAATTATGGAAAATGGTCCACAGAATCTTACTATATTAGATGGAAAAGACGCAACATTATCGTGTAACGCTGTAGCGGCTCCAATACCTAATACCACGTGGATTTATAATG ATACAATCCCTGTGGAAATCGCTGGAAGAGTACAGGTCCTGGATAACGGTGATCTTTTAATTGCCGCTGTGAAACCAAACGATGCAGGAAAATATACATGCATTCGAGCTAATGAAGCTGGTTCTGTAAACGGTTCTGCATACCTTACTGTTTTAG TTCGAACACAAATTGTTCAACCACCTGTTGATACTTCGGTTCTCCTCGGATACACTGCGGAATTACAATGCAAAGTTTCCAACGATCCAAGCGTTTTATATGATATAGCTTGGTTTCACAATTCACA AGTCATAAATACGCAAGCCAGTCAAAGAGTAAAGATGCGTAGCGATGGGACATTGGAAATAGTTGCTGTCCGGGCTTCCGATGTGGGCGAATATATGTGTTCCGTGGTTTCTCCGGGAGGAAACGAGACTCGATCAGCTCGTCTTAGTGTAATTGAATTACCGTTCGCGCCAATAAATGTCATGGCAGATCGAGTTGAACGGATTTCTCCTCGTACTATAAATGTCAGTTGGGTACCAGGTTTCGACGGAAATAGTCCAACGAAGAAATTTATAGTTCAGAGGCGAGAGGTCTCCGATCTCG GACCCATACCCGATTCAGCGCTAAATTGGATCACCGAGTGTGATAATGTTTCGGCACAAAGCCGTTGGGTATTACTGAACAATTTGAAAGCAGCGGCTGCATATCAGTTTCGAGTAAGTGCGGAAAATAGTGTCGGTGAGGGACCTCCTTCAGATCCAAGTAACGTAGTGGCTCTGCCTCAAGAAC CCCCGAGTGGACCACCTGTTGGATTTGTTGGTTCCGCTCGATCCTCGTCAGAAATAATAACACAGTGGCAACTACCATTGGAAGAATATCGAAACGGCCATATTTTAGGATACGTGTTGAGGTATAGGTTGTACGGTTACAATGACAGTCCGTGGACGATACAGAATATAACCAACGAAGCACAAAGAAATTATCTTATTACCGACTTAATTACGTGGAAAGATTACATTGTACAAATAGCAGCATATAACGATAAAGGGGTGGGAGTATTCACCGAGGGTTTGAAGATTAAAACTAAAGAAGGAGTACCAGAAGCTCCACCAACTAATGTGAGAGCAAAGGCTGTAAATTCTACGGCAATTAAAGTGTGGTGGAAACCTCCGAATCCACAAAAAATTAACGGAATTAATCAAGGTTACAAATTGCAAGCTTGGATCGGCTCTAACTTTACAGAAGCAAACGAATACAAGTCAATGAGTGTGCCACCTAGCCTATTTGATCCTCTTGCGGAACAAAGTGCCATTATGACTGGTTTAAGGAAATATACATTGTACAATATAACCGTGTTATGCTTCACCGATCCCGGTGACGGTGAAAGAAGTTCCCCCGTTCAAATTCGTACACTCGAAGATGTACCTGAACAagtagaaaatttacaattcgaGGATATAAGTGATCGTGCCCTTACCGTTAAATGGAAACCGCCAAAAGAAATCAACGGCATCCTCACCCTTTATCAATTGAAATATATGATCAAAGATGTACCAGATTCTTTAAGAGTTGAAAACTTTACAGCTAACGATTTATTAGCAAAAATTGAACACTTGCAAGCAATGACACATTATAAATTCGAAGTCGTCGCTTGGACTTCGATTGGTCCCGGGAAACCAAAAGTAGCCGTCATTCAATCGGGTGTCGAGCCTGTTCTTCCTGAACCACCGACTAAACTAGCACTGTCAAATATAGATGCATTCTCTGTCGTTCTTCAATTTACACCTGGGTTCGATGGTAATTCATCTATAACAAAATGGACAGTGCAAGCACAAACTACCCGGAATACAACTTGGTACAACATATACGAAGTCTCAGATCCTGATGCTAGTACAATCACTGTAGGTGGCCTAATTCCTTTTATGCAATACAAACTACGATTAATCGCTAATAACGTTGTTGGTGCTTCTCAACCTTCCGAGCCTACGAAAGAATTTCAAACGATTCAAGCACCACCGTCACATCCTCCTAGAAATGTTACAGTTCGCGCAATGAGTGCTACGGAATTACGTGTCAGGTGGATT CCCTTACAGCAAGTTGAATGGTACGGTAATCCGAGAGGATATAATGTTACTTATACCGAAGTTCGTACAAATACGTCGAAAAGCATAACAATCGAGGACCACACAGCGAATTCTTACATTTTAGAAAATGTGGAAGAGTATGCTCTGTACGAAGTTGTGATGCAAGCATTTAACGATGTCGGATCATCTACATTAAGTCCTAAAGCTATCGAAAGAACTCGTGAAGCAG TTCCCTCGATGGGACCTGTTAACGTAGAAGCCAATGCGACTTCTTCTACGACAATATTAGTGAGATGGGGTGATGTTCCTATAGAACATCAGAATGGTCAGATAGAAGGATTTAAAGTTTACTATGGCTCTAATGCTAGATCAGCATTCCAATACAAGAACATTCCCAGCAATACTACTTTTACGACAACTTTAACAGAACTTCGAAAATTTGTTCAGTACCATGTACAAGTTCTAGCTTATACGAGGCTTGGTGATGGAACCTTAAGTACACCACCAGTTAGAGTACAAACATTTGAAGATG ctCCTGGACCTCCGTCAAATGTGTCGTTTCCTGATGTAAGCTTTACCACTGCCCGCATTATTTGGGATACGCCAGAGGATCCTAATGGCGAGATCCTTGCTTACAAAGTAATGTTTCATTTAAATAACAGTCAGGATCATCAGTTTTCTAAGGAATTTCCTGCATCCGATAGAACTTTTAG AGCAACTGGATTAGAACCAGAAAAGTATTACATGTTTTCGGTAACTGCACAAACGAGATTAGGTTGGGGTAAAACAGCATACGCTATCGTTTTCACTACAAATAACAGGGAACGTCCTCAAGCACCATCAATGCCACAAGTGAGCAGATCACAAGTACAAAGTAGACAGATAACATTTAGCTGGACACCTGGTCGTGATGGATTTGCCCCACTACG TTATTACACAGTACAACAATCCGAAAATTCTGGACCATTTCAAACGATCCCCGAAAGGGTAGAACCGACTTTGACGTCTTATACAGCAAATAATTTGAAACCGTTCACACTTTATCAGTTTCGGATACAAGCCACTAACGATATAGGTCCTTCAACTTGGAGCACGGAATCTGTACAAGTCCAAACTTTACCAGCAG CACCTTCTAAGGGTGTTACTGGATTGAAAGTTGTTCCAATAACAACATCAAGTATAGAGGTTCATTGGAATCCAATAGATGAAGTATATTGGAGTGGAGATCATGAAACTGGTGGTTATCGCGTTATTTACCAGCCAGTTTCTGATTTCCCAACGGCTCTTCAGGACACTCCGAAAGAAGAAATATTGGGGATAAAA GCTGCAAAAATTGTTTTGAGCGATTTAACGGAAGATAGGTATTACGAGGTAGTAGTATTACCTTTCAATTCTGAAGGGGAAGGTCCATCAAGTCCTCCGGTAACTGTGTACGTGGGAGAAGCAGTTCCTACAGGAGAACCACAACATTTGAAAGCAGAACCGATTTCTTCTACTGAAGTTCAGTTACGCTGGAAACCACCCCAAGCCAACATGCAAAATGGAGACTTATTAGGATATAaa attttctaTTTAGTTACTGATTCTCCACAAGAGCTGGAAAACAAACaagaagaagaaatagaagTTGTACCAGCATCTTACTTAACGCATAGTTTAGTATTTCTAGATAAATATACGGAGTATCGCATTCAAGTGTTGGCATTTAATCCTGCTGGGGATGGCCCACGAACTCCACCGATTACTGTTCGAACAAAAGAA GATATTCCTGGACCCCCATATAATTTACAATTCACTGAAATTACAATGACTAGTCTTCGTGTCTCTTGGGAAGCGCCGAAATTACGAAATGGCCAAATAGTGGGCTATATTGTTACTTATGAAACGGCAGAACAAAATGATC gaTTTAGTAAGCAAGTGAAACAGAAAGTAACAGAAACGAGCTTATTAATTCAACCTTTAGAAGAGGAAGAAACTTATACTTTTATGGTTCGAGCACAAACTATCGATTTTGGACCACCTATATCAGGAAATGTCACAACGGGTCCACAAGAGGGTTCGCCGATGGCACCCAGCAATCTTGCTGTTACTAAGACTGTATCCAGTGTTGAATTACAGTGGACTAATGGAGCTTCTGGAAAAGGACCTATCCTTGGATATTACATTGAAACGCGTCGAAAag aTGACAGTCGTTGGCAGACAATAGTACGCAGTAGTAATGGTCCACTGACAGAGTATTCTGTATCCTATCAAAATTTACTTCCATCCACATCATATCTATTCAGggtaatatcatacaatcgctatggAATCAGTTATCCTGCATACTCCACAGAAACG ATACTAACTCCCTCAAAGTTGTATCTGGAATATGCATATTTACAACATAAACCATTCTATAGACAAACTTGGTTTATGGTTACTTTAGCTGCTACTTCGATTATAATCATTATAATGGTCATAGCGGTGCTATGTGTGAAGAGTAAAAGTTACAAGTATAAAC AAGAAGCACAAAAGACACTTGAAGAGTCTATGGCAATGGATACAGATGATAGACAGGAATCTGATTTAGAACTCTATAGATCAAGACAAGGAGGTGGTGGTGCTATCAACATGGCAAGTGCCTGTGGTACCTTGGGTAAAAGAAATACTTTAGCAAGAAAATCGATGCATCCTCCACCTCCTACAATGTTAGGCAAATCGCCTCCCAGACCTTCACCAGCCTCGGTTGCATATCATAGCGATGAAGAAAGTCTTAAAGGATATGATGAAAATCCTGATGATAGTAGCGTTACGGAAAAACCTTCTGAAATTAGTTCAACAGATTCACag GGATCTGAAAGTGAAAATGAAAGTGTACAATCAGATCCACATTCCTTTGTAAATCATTACGCTAACGTCAACGATTCCTTAAGACAGTCATGGAAGCGTCAAAAACCAGTTAGGAATTATTCATCGTATACTGATTCTGAACCTGAAGGTAGTGCGGTTGTTAGTTTAAATGGAGGTCAAATTATTATGAACAATATGGCAAGGTCGAGGGCACCTTTACCTGGCTTCTCGTCATTTGTATAA